Proteins encoded together in one Mercenaria mercenaria strain notata chromosome 18, MADL_Memer_1, whole genome shotgun sequence window:
- the LOC123538251 gene encoding zinc finger MYM-type protein 1-like, giving the protein MKIVKGKQNSITAQLSKSQVDTAARNRHVLRSIIEVIILCGRQNIPLRSHDDSNSNFMVLLNDKATRDEILKSHLASNAKVTYTSPEIQNELITLCGEHIGNKIVKQCNDAVCYSFLADEATDASTMEQIAMCVRYYSESENDFREDFVGYIQAESTTGEALFNKFIEGHRNVGLDITKMRGQGYDGASNMSGCHRGVQARVQQLVPQAMYVHCKAHSLNLSIVHACKEVLVRNLLDTVQQIGFAFKYSAKRLLAFQEELGNDPVAREEMNKRTRLQGLCETRWASRADSLYTFN; this is encoded by the coding sequence atgaagattgtCAAAGGGAAACAAAATAGCATTACAGCACAGTTGTCTAAAAGCCAGGTAGACACAGCTGCCAGAAATCGACATGTGTTAAGATCAATAATAGAGGTAATCATTCTTTGTGGTCGTCAAAATATCCCACTTAGAAGCCATGATGACAGCAACAGTAACTTTATGGTGTTGTTGAATGACAAGGCTACTAGGGATGAAATATTGAAATCTCATTTGGCTTCAAACGCAAAAGTAACATACACATCCCCTGAAATTCAAAACGAATTGATCACTTTGTGTGGAGAACATATTGGCAACAAAATTGTGAAGCAATGCAACGATGCTGTTTGTTATTCGTTTCTTGCAGACGAGGCGACAGATGCCTCCACTATGGAACAAATCGCCATGTGTGTGAGGTATTATTCCGAGTCGGAAAATGACTTCCGTGAGGATTTCGTTGGGTATATTCAAGCAGAGTCAACTACTGGAGAAGCTCTGTTCAATAAGTTCATTGAAGGCCATAGGAATGTTGGGTTAGATATTACTAAGATGCGTGGCCAGGGTTACGATGGAGCCAGTAATATGTCGGGATGTCATCGTGGTGTACAAGCTCGGGTACAGCAACTAGTTCCACAAGCCATGTATGTTCACTGCAAAGCTCATAGCTTGAATCTTTCCATCGTCCACGCCTGCAAAGAAGTACTTGTTAGAAACTTGCTGGACACCGTGCAGCAAATCGGTTTTGCATTCAAGTATTCTGCAAAACGTCTACTTGCATTCCAGGAAGAGCTAGGAAACGACCCTGTTGCTAGAGAAGAAATGAACAAGCGAACCCGCCTGCAGGGTCTCTGTGAGACAAGATGGGCCAGTCGTGCAGACTCACTATACACCTTTAATTAA